Proteins encoded together in one Streptomyces sp. NBC_01216 window:
- a CDS encoding gamma-glutamyl-gamma-aminobutyrate hydrolase family protein yields MTKPLIGVTTYLDQARWGVWDMRAALLPAPYPRLVQESGGLATMLPPGPPDTAAELVARLDGLVVAGGADVEPVRYGAEADPRTGPPARARDAWELALIEAALASGTPLLGICRGMQLLNVARGGTLLQHLDGHVEAVGVIGRHAVKPVPGTLYASLAPELTDVPTYHHQAVDRLGRGLIPSAYAEDGTVEAVEAADAPWALGVQWHPEMGEDLRVMEGLVRAATAPA; encoded by the coding sequence GTGACCAAACCGCTCATCGGCGTGACGACCTATCTGGACCAGGCACGCTGGGGCGTGTGGGACATGCGGGCCGCGCTGCTGCCGGCTCCCTACCCCCGGCTCGTCCAGGAGAGCGGCGGCCTCGCGACGATGCTGCCGCCGGGCCCCCCGGACACCGCGGCGGAACTGGTGGCCCGCCTGGACGGCCTGGTGGTGGCGGGCGGAGCCGACGTCGAGCCGGTACGGTACGGCGCCGAGGCCGACCCCCGCACCGGCCCGCCGGCGCGAGCCAGGGATGCCTGGGAACTGGCTCTCATCGAGGCGGCGCTGGCCTCGGGAACCCCCCTGCTCGGCATCTGCCGGGGCATGCAGCTGCTGAACGTGGCGCGCGGCGGGACCCTGCTCCAGCACCTGGACGGCCATGTCGAGGCGGTCGGCGTGATCGGCCGCCACGCGGTGAAACCGGTCCCGGGCACGCTCTACGCCTCACTGGCACCGGAGCTCACGGACGTGCCGACCTATCACCACCAGGCGGTGGACCGCCTGGGGCGCGGGCTGATCCCCTCCGCGTACGCGGAGGACGGCACGGTCGAGGCGGTGGAGGCGGCCGACGCGCCCTGGGCGCTGGGCGTCCAGTGGCATCCGGAGATGGGCGAGGACCTGCGCGTGATGGAGGGCCTGGTCCGGGCGGCGACCGCACCCGCCTGA
- a CDS encoding glutamine synthetase family protein gives MADRKAPLSVEELRALVGSGEIDTVVLAFPDMQGRLQGKRFAAPFFLTDVLDHGTEGCNYLLAVDAEMNTVDGYAMSSWDSGYGDFAMHPDLTTLRRVPWNEGTAMLMADLAWNDGSPVVAAPRQILRRQLERLAAHGYTAHVGTELEFIVFKDTYEQAWDANYRNLTPVNQYNIDYSVLGTGRVEPLLRRIRNEMAGAGLTVESAKGECNPGQHEIAFKYDEALVTCDQHAVYKTGAKEIASQEGVSLTFMAKYNAREGNSCHIHLSLQSVDEPGRNMMAGDGPGGMSEVMRHFLAGQLAALRDFSLLYAPNINSYKRFQSGSFAPTAVAWGVDNRTCSLRVVGHGRSMRFENRLPGGDVNPYLAVAGLVAAGLYGIEQRLELPPACDGNAYTAEYAHVPTTLREAAELWETSPVAKAAFGDEVVAHYRNMARVELDAYDAAVTDWELRRSFERM, from the coding sequence GTGGCAGACCGCAAAGCCCCGCTCTCCGTCGAGGAGCTACGCGCCCTCGTCGGCAGCGGTGAGATCGACACCGTCGTCCTGGCCTTCCCCGACATGCAGGGGCGTCTCCAGGGCAAGCGGTTCGCCGCCCCGTTCTTCCTGACCGACGTGCTCGACCACGGCACCGAGGGCTGCAACTACCTGCTGGCCGTCGACGCCGAGATGAACACGGTCGACGGCTACGCGATGTCCTCCTGGGACAGCGGCTACGGCGACTTCGCCATGCACCCCGACCTCACCACCCTGCGCCGTGTGCCCTGGAACGAGGGTACGGCGATGCTCATGGCCGACCTCGCCTGGAACGACGGCTCGCCCGTCGTCGCCGCGCCCCGACAGATCCTGCGCCGCCAGCTGGAACGGCTCGCCGCACACGGCTACACCGCCCACGTCGGCACGGAGCTGGAGTTCATCGTCTTCAAGGACACCTACGAGCAGGCATGGGACGCGAACTACCGGAACCTGACCCCGGTCAACCAGTACAACATCGACTACTCCGTCCTCGGCACCGGACGCGTCGAACCGCTGCTGCGCCGCATCCGCAACGAGATGGCCGGGGCGGGCCTGACCGTCGAATCCGCCAAGGGCGAGTGCAACCCGGGACAGCACGAGATCGCGTTCAAGTACGACGAGGCCCTCGTCACCTGCGACCAGCACGCCGTCTACAAGACCGGCGCCAAGGAGATCGCCTCCCAGGAGGGCGTCTCGCTCACCTTCATGGCGAAGTACAACGCACGTGAGGGCAACTCCTGCCACATCCACCTCTCGCTCCAGTCCGTCGACGAGCCGGGCCGCAACATGATGGCCGGTGACGGGCCCGGCGGGATGTCGGAGGTGATGCGCCACTTCCTCGCCGGCCAGCTCGCCGCCCTGCGCGACTTCTCCCTTCTCTACGCCCCGAACATCAACTCGTACAAGCGTTTCCAGTCGGGCTCCTTCGCCCCGACCGCCGTCGCCTGGGGCGTGGACAACCGCACCTGCTCCCTGCGCGTCGTCGGTCACGGCCGCTCGATGCGCTTCGAGAACCGCCTCCCCGGAGGAGACGTCAACCCCTACCTCGCGGTCGCCGGACTCGTCGCGGCCGGCCTGTACGGCATCGAGCAGCGACTCGAACTGCCCCCGGCCTGCGACGGCAACGCCTACACCGCCGAGTACGCCCATGTCCCCACCACGTTGCGCGAGGCCGCGGAGCTCTGGGAGACCAGCCCCGTCGCCAAGGCCGCCTTCGGCGACGAGGTCGTCGCGCACTACCGCAACATGGCCCGCGTGGAACTCGACGCGTACGACGCCGCGGTGACCGACTGGGAGCTGCGCCGCTCCTTCGAACGCATGTGA
- a CDS encoding 3-oxoacyl-ACP reductase: MTDSIVCRRLVGRTAVITGAGSGIGLATARRLASEGAHVVCGDIDETAGKAAAEEVGGTFVRVDVTDPEQVEALFKTAFDTYGSVDIAFNNAGISPPDDDSILTTGLEAWKRVQDVNLTSVYLCCKAALPYMRRQGRGSIINTASFVAVMGAATSQISYTASKGGVLAMSRELGVQFARDGIRVNALCPGPVNTPLLQELFAKDPERAARRLVHIPVGRFAEAEEIAAAVAFLASDDSSFVNATDFLVDGGISGAYVTPL; encoded by the coding sequence ATGACCGACTCGATCGTCTGTCGCCGCCTCGTCGGCCGCACCGCCGTCATCACCGGAGCCGGCAGCGGCATCGGCCTCGCCACCGCACGCCGCCTGGCCTCCGAAGGCGCCCATGTCGTCTGCGGCGACATCGACGAGACCGCGGGAAAGGCCGCCGCGGAGGAGGTCGGCGGCACCTTCGTCCGGGTCGACGTCACCGACCCCGAGCAGGTCGAGGCGCTGTTCAAGACGGCCTTCGACACCTACGGCTCCGTCGACATCGCCTTCAACAACGCCGGAATCTCGCCCCCCGACGACGACTCCATCCTCACCACCGGCCTGGAGGCGTGGAAGCGCGTCCAGGACGTCAACCTCACCTCCGTCTACCTCTGCTGCAAGGCCGCCCTGCCCTACATGCGGCGCCAGGGCCGCGGTTCCATCATCAACACGGCCTCCTTCGTCGCCGTCATGGGCGCCGCCACGAGCCAGATCTCCTACACCGCCTCCAAGGGCGGCGTGCTCGCCATGTCCCGTGAACTGGGGGTCCAGTTCGCCCGCGACGGTATCCGCGTCAACGCGCTCTGCCCGGGGCCCGTCAACACCCCCCTCCTCCAGGAGCTGTTCGCCAAGGACCCGGAGCGCGCCGCCCGCCGTCTGGTGCACATCCCCGTCGGCCGGTTCGCCGAGGCCGAGGAGATCGCCGCGGCCGTGGCCTTCCTGGCCAGCGACGACTCCTCCTTCGTCAACGCCACCGACTTCCTCGTCGACGGCGGGATCTCCGGCGCCTACGTGACCCCCCTGTAG
- a CDS encoding FadR/GntR family transcriptional regulator, with protein sequence MAKIGGETEAGADVPDRLTPVLRPVRAGNGFEEALEQILQVVRLGLVPGGERLPAERELAERMGISRVTLREVLKVLQEQGLVESRRGRYGGTFVRQRPQTADEAELRRRIASVDMEDTLRFREVLEVGAAGLCAAHGLPEKGAARLRTALAATHDAPLADYRRQDTLLHLTLAELSGSPTLTAQYAAVRATVNDLLDGIPLLVRNLEHSQHQHTALVEAVLDGDADGAREVMREHCGGTAALLRGFLT encoded by the coding sequence GTGGCGAAGATCGGTGGCGAGACGGAGGCGGGCGCGGACGTGCCGGACCGGCTGACACCCGTGCTGAGGCCGGTCCGGGCGGGCAACGGCTTCGAGGAGGCGCTGGAGCAGATCCTCCAGGTGGTCCGGCTGGGCCTGGTGCCCGGCGGGGAGCGGCTGCCGGCCGAGCGCGAACTGGCCGAGCGGATGGGGATCAGCCGGGTGACGCTGAGGGAGGTCCTGAAGGTCCTCCAGGAGCAGGGGCTGGTGGAGAGCCGCCGGGGCCGTTACGGCGGAACGTTCGTACGGCAGCGCCCCCAGACGGCCGACGAGGCGGAGCTGCGCCGCCGGATCGCCTCGGTCGACATGGAGGACACACTGCGCTTCCGCGAGGTCCTGGAGGTGGGGGCGGCGGGACTGTGTGCGGCGCACGGGCTGCCGGAGAAGGGCGCGGCCCGGCTGCGGACGGCCCTCGCGGCGACGCATGACGCACCGCTGGCCGACTACCGGCGCCAGGACACCCTGCTGCACCTCACGCTGGCCGAGCTGTCCGGATCACCGACGCTCACGGCGCAGTACGCGGCCGTGCGGGCCACCGTGAACGACCTGCTGGACGGCATCCCCCTGCTCGTACGGAACCTGGAGCACTCGCAGCACCAGCACACGGCGCTGGTGGAGGCGGTGCTCGACGGCGACGCGGACGGGGCGCGCGAGGTGATGCGGGAGCACTGCGGGGGCACGGCGGCGCTGCTGCGCGGATTCCTGACCTGA
- the eat gene encoding ethanolamine permease: MTLEDTTGNSTAPPRDDYLERRALRRGSAGWLLLTGLGVAYVVSGDFSGWNIGLSKAGFGGLAVATVLMGAMYACLVFALAELSAILPTAGGGYGFARRALGTWGGFLTGTAILIEYVLAPAAISIFIGDYVESLGLFGLESGWPVYLACFVVFIGIHLWGVGEALRFSLIVTAIAVAALVIFACGALTDFHVDGLNDIPVDGEALGSNSWLPFGLLGIWAAFPFGMWFFLGVEGVPLAAEEAKDPVRSMPKALALSMAILALLAVVTFFAATGSRGAAAIQEAGNPLVVALQGDGEPTALSRFVNYAGLAGLVASFFSLIYAGSRQLFALSRAGYLPRFLSLTSRRKSPYLGLLIPGAIGFALAAGTGNGARMLNIAVFGATISYALMALSHIVLRRREPDLHRPYRTPGGVVTSSVAFALALSALVATFLVDQDAALMALGVYVIALAYFAFYSRHHLVAKAPEEEFAALAAAEAELERD; encoded by the coding sequence ATGACCCTCGAAGACACCACCGGGAACAGCACCGCGCCGCCGCGGGACGACTATCTGGAGCGCAGGGCCCTGCGGCGCGGCAGCGCGGGCTGGCTGCTGCTCACCGGGCTCGGCGTCGCCTATGTCGTCTCCGGCGACTTCTCCGGCTGGAACATCGGCCTGTCCAAGGCGGGTTTCGGCGGACTCGCCGTCGCCACCGTCCTCATGGGCGCGATGTACGCCTGCCTGGTCTTCGCCCTGGCCGAACTCTCCGCCATCCTCCCCACGGCGGGCGGCGGCTACGGGTTCGCCCGCAGGGCGCTCGGCACCTGGGGCGGCTTCCTCACCGGAACCGCGATCCTGATCGAGTACGTACTGGCTCCCGCCGCGATCTCCATCTTCATCGGCGACTACGTCGAATCCCTGGGGCTGTTCGGCCTGGAGTCGGGCTGGCCGGTCTACCTCGCCTGCTTCGTCGTCTTCATCGGCATCCACCTGTGGGGTGTGGGCGAGGCACTGCGGTTCAGCCTGATCGTGACGGCCATCGCGGTCGCGGCACTGGTCATCTTCGCCTGCGGCGCGCTCACCGACTTCCACGTCGACGGGCTGAACGACATCCCGGTCGACGGCGAGGCGCTCGGCTCGAACTCCTGGCTGCCGTTCGGCCTGCTCGGGATCTGGGCGGCGTTCCCCTTCGGCATGTGGTTCTTCCTCGGGGTCGAGGGCGTGCCGCTCGCGGCCGAGGAGGCCAAGGACCCGGTCCGCTCGATGCCGAAGGCGCTCGCCCTGTCGATGGCCATCCTGGCACTGCTGGCCGTGGTGACCTTCTTCGCCGCGACCGGGTCGCGCGGCGCGGCGGCGATCCAGGAGGCGGGCAACCCGCTGGTGGTGGCGCTCCAGGGCGACGGCGAGCCGACCGCGCTCAGCCGCTTCGTGAACTACGCGGGTCTCGCCGGACTGGTCGCCTCCTTCTTCTCCCTGATCTACGCCGGTTCCCGGCAGCTCTTCGCGCTCTCCCGGGCGGGCTACCTGCCCCGGTTCCTGTCCCTGACCAGCCGCCGCAAGTCGCCGTACCTCGGGTTGCTGATCCCCGGGGCGATCGGCTTCGCCCTGGCCGCCGGAACCGGGAACGGCGCGCGGATGCTGAACATCGCCGTGTTCGGCGCCACCATCTCGTACGCCCTGATGGCGCTCTCGCACATCGTGCTGCGGCGCCGCGAGCCGGACCTGCACCGGCCGTACCGGACGCCGGGCGGTGTGGTGACCTCGTCCGTCGCCTTCGCGCTCGCCCTGTCGGCCCTGGTGGCGACCTTCCTGGTGGACCAGGACGCGGCGCTCATGGCGCTGGGCGTCTATGTGATCGCCCTCGCCTACTTCGCGTTCTACAGTCGACATCATCTGGTGGCCAAGGCGCCGGAGGAGGAGTTCGCGGCGCTGGCGGCGGCCGAGGCCGAACTCGAACGCGACTGA
- a CDS encoding Lrp/AsnC family transcriptional regulator, with translation MDAMDRKILAELQLDGRLTVTELAARVRLSVSPCHRRLRDLERQGAIRGYRAVVDPAALGLTFEALVFATLRWEDPGTVDAFEEAVTAVPHVLQAQRLFGEPDYLLRVATADLAAFQELYDQRLARLPGVQRLTSTLVMKNVVDDRPLPE, from the coding sequence ATGGATGCCATGGACCGGAAGATTCTTGCCGAACTCCAGCTGGACGGCCGGCTGACGGTCACCGAGCTGGCCGCCCGCGTGCGGCTGAGTGTCTCGCCCTGCCACCGCCGCCTGCGCGACCTGGAACGCCAAGGGGCGATCCGCGGCTACCGCGCCGTCGTCGACCCGGCCGCCCTCGGTCTCACCTTCGAGGCCCTCGTCTTCGCCACCCTGCGCTGGGAGGACCCCGGCACCGTCGACGCCTTCGAGGAGGCGGTGACGGCCGTGCCGCACGTGCTCCAGGCCCAGCGGCTGTTCGGCGAACCCGACTACCTCCTGCGCGTGGCCACCGCCGACCTGGCGGCCTTCCAGGAGCTGTACGACCAGCGGCTCGCGCGGCTGCCCGGCGTCCAGCGTCTGACGTCCACCCTCGTCATGAAGAACGTCGTCGACGACCGCCCGCTGCCCGAGTAG
- a CDS encoding aldehyde dehydrogenase family protein, giving the protein MLQVLNPATEEVVATVPAASRADVDAAVVRAGAAQRGWAAASPADRARLLRRFAAVVDAHVEELALLEVREAGHTLGNARWEAGNVRDLLDFAAGGVERLSGRQIPVAGGLDITILEPLGVVGVIAPWNFPMPIAAWALAPALAAGNAVILKPAEVTPLTALRLAELALDAGLPEGLLQVLPGEGAVAGDALVRHPGVAKIVFTGSTRVGKSIMATCADQVKRVTLELGGKSPNIVFADADVEAAAAATPMSFLDNSGQDCCARTRLLVQRSVYDRFLELLAPAVEEIVVGDPADERTRMGPLISRAQLERVRAYVPDSLPGIRGKAPEGPGFWFPPTVLTGVAEDAPCAVEEVFGPVAVVLPFEDEADAVRLANATEYGLSGSIWTRDVGRAVRVSRAVRAGNLSVNSHSSVRYWTPFGGYKQSGLGRELGPDALTAFTETKNVFISTESTEA; this is encoded by the coding sequence TTGCTCCAGGTACTCAACCCGGCGACCGAAGAGGTCGTCGCGACCGTCCCCGCCGCGAGCCGTGCGGACGTCGACGCCGCCGTCGTCCGCGCCGGCGCCGCCCAGCGAGGCTGGGCCGCCGCGTCCCCCGCCGACCGTGCCCGGCTGCTGCGCCGATTCGCCGCAGTCGTCGACGCCCATGTGGAGGAACTGGCCCTGCTGGAGGTCCGCGAGGCGGGCCACACCCTCGGCAACGCCCGCTGGGAGGCGGGGAACGTCCGGGACCTGCTCGACTTCGCCGCGGGAGGGGTCGAGCGCCTCAGCGGCCGGCAGATCCCGGTGGCCGGTGGCCTCGACATCACGATCCTCGAACCCCTCGGTGTCGTCGGCGTCATCGCGCCGTGGAACTTCCCCATGCCGATCGCCGCCTGGGCCCTCGCCCCGGCGCTCGCCGCCGGCAACGCGGTGATCCTCAAGCCCGCCGAGGTCACCCCCCTCACCGCGCTGCGGCTGGCGGAGCTCGCCCTCGACGCCGGCCTGCCCGAAGGACTCCTCCAAGTCCTGCCGGGGGAGGGCGCCGTCGCGGGCGACGCGCTCGTCCGGCACCCCGGGGTCGCCAAGATCGTCTTCACCGGTTCGACCCGGGTGGGCAAGAGCATCATGGCGACGTGTGCGGACCAGGTGAAGCGCGTGACCCTGGAACTCGGTGGCAAGAGCCCGAACATCGTCTTCGCCGACGCCGACGTCGAAGCGGCGGCGGCGGCGACCCCGATGTCCTTCCTCGACAACAGCGGCCAGGACTGCTGCGCCCGCACCCGCCTCCTCGTCCAGCGCTCCGTCTACGACCGGTTCCTGGAACTGCTCGCCCCGGCTGTCGAGGAGATCGTCGTCGGCGACCCGGCCGACGAGCGCACCCGGATGGGACCGCTGATCTCCCGGGCCCAGCTGGAACGGGTGCGTGCCTACGTCCCCGACTCCCTCCCCGGCATCCGGGGCAAGGCTCCCGAGGGACCCGGCTTCTGGTTCCCGCCGACCGTCCTGACCGGCGTCGCCGAGGACGCGCCCTGTGCCGTGGAAGAGGTCTTCGGCCCGGTCGCCGTCGTGCTGCCGTTCGAGGACGAGGCCGACGCCGTCCGCCTCGCCAACGCCACCGAGTACGGGCTGTCCGGATCGATCTGGACCCGTGACGTGGGCCGCGCCGTCCGCGTCTCCCGCGCCGTCCGGGCCGGCAACCTCTCCGTCAACTCCCATTCCAGCGTCCGCTACTGGACTCCCTTCGGCGGCTACAAGCAGTCCGGCCTCGGCCGGGAGCTCGGCCCCGACGCCCTGACCGCCTTCACCGAGACCAAGAACGTCTTCATCAGCACGGAAAGCACGGAGGCATGA